CATTGTTGTCTGTGTAGCCCTTCTCCAGGAACTCCTCGTGCACCTTCTCCATCTTCACCACATCCCCGGTCTTCGCGTAGGCGTTCATGACCTGGTGAAACGTCACGGACGTTGGCGCGGTGTCTGGGGTCGACTTCATGTCCTCGAAGAGGGATTCCATTTCCGACATGCGACCCGACTTGCCGAGCATGTCGAGAACAGTGGTAGCGGTGACCGGGTTCGGGGGCACTTGCTTCATCATGCTGTCAAGCACGCCCTGCATCTTGGACACGTTGTTCTGGCGGCTATAGAGGGACAGGAACTGGTTGTACACCTCCGTGTCTGGGAAGAGACGGGAGGCCACGAGGTCCTCCCAGGCGTTTTCGACACCCTCTTGATTGCCCATGCGGCTTagagaggaggcgagcaCCGAGTAAAACGTGGCGGAgatgccgccgtcgtggGACTTGAGTAGCTGAATCACCTCGTTCACCTTGTCGCGCTCGCCCCAGCGAGCAAAGGCGGTGATGAGGGTGCCGAACGTGACGTCGTTCATCTCGACGGATTCCGACTTCATCTTCTCCAGCGTCGCGTCAAACCGTTCGCGGTCCATGCTCTTTCCGTACATGTGCAAGAGAACATTGTACACGTCGGTGCTCCAGGCCGGTAGCGTCTTCAAAAACTCCTCgacatcggcggcggtgccgccctTGTGGACGGCGAGGGTGTGGAGCATACTTGTCTGGACGTGCGGGTGATCGCTGAtgttgcgctgctgtgcctccGCGTAGAGAGCTTTAGCCTTGTCGAGATCGCCACCGTGGATGCGGATGAGCACGGCGAACGTGATGGGCGTGAACTGGACGCTGCCCGCCTGCTCACGCCTCCGCAGCTCTGTCATAAGCACGTCGACAGTGTCCATTCTCCGGAGGTCGCCAAAGATGCCCAGGAGCGTGGTGTAGAGGTGAATGTCCGGCCGAACATGCCGCTCCTGCATCTCCTTGTAGTACTCCTCCACGTGCCTCGGGTAGTACTTGCCAAGAGCGCGAAAGACCCACGTGTAAGTGACGGCGTCTGCACAGACCCCGTTGCTCTCCATCTCCCGCTTCACGGCGAGCACGTCCTTGACGTTGCCCATCAGCGCGAACCACTTGAGCAGCTCATTGTAGATGCGCACGTCGTTCGTGATGGAAGCGAACTGCATTCGCTGCCATGCGTCCTTGATCGCTTCGGGGCGGCCGGCGGCCCCGTAGCCGCGGATGACGGCCCGGATGTGGGCAGCGCTGATGTCCATGTCAGGATCGCCTTGCTTGAGGCGGGACTCGATGGATGACAGCAGGGTGTCCACCTTGGCAAGCATGAGCTCCTCGCTACCGCGGTCGCCAAAGTGCAGCAGGCGGGCGTAGGCGGTGATGACGATAGAGTCACACGTTGCGTCCGGCACGTAACCGagctccttcagctcctcctcaaTGGCCGCGATCTCGTCGACAGTCGTTACGCGCCGCATCTTGTGCCGCAACACCGTGGCGGACAGTTCAGCAGAGAGTGGCATCTTCTGCTCCAGAGCCACCTGCAGCGTCCGTGTGAAGCCTTCGTCGCTGTCCAGCTTGAAAAAGGCGCGAAacagcgccgcgcacacCTCCGCGCGAGCCTCCGCAGTGGACATGGTCGGGACAGCGTCAACGATCTCCTGAAGCTTATCGACGCGCTTCAACTTCTCGTACCCGGCGATGAGCGCCACAACGTCGTCGGACCCTAGCTGTGTGAGCGAGAGGCCCTCGCAGAGGGCCTGCGCCTCAGCTTCGCTGTTCGAAAACAAGTACGCGGCGATGCAGAGCggccgcagctccgccacatCCTTCATCTCCTGCGCGAGCTGAAGCATCAGTTCGGCGGTGTCATTGTGGCGATATGACTCGAACAAACAGCGGATGGAATGGACGGTCATGACACAGCCGTACTTGCGGAAGCGTAGGAAGGCGCGGAAGAGCAGGTGCGCCATATCGTGCTGCCCGTACTTGACACATTCTTCCAGAATGCCCTCCATGATCTGGGATGCATGTGCTGGGTCGATGAGCTGCTTGCGGAGGAACTCCTGCAGGATAATCATCAGCTGCGTCACTGTGTTGCGGAACTGCAGTTCTCGCTTGCGAGAGCGCCAGACCTGCTGACGCACGTGCCGGAGGACGTGGCGGGGCTTCGTCTTCACCACCTGCAGCAGGTCATCTTCATCCTTTTGCGAGAAGGGGTGAAAGGCACCGGTGCGGCCGTACagtgcagcggtgcaggcAAACACCCCCGAAAGCCGCAGACGCAGGAGCTGAGGCGAGCAGCGTAGCATGACCGCGTGTTGCTAAAACCCGTGAAAGGAAATTGCGAAactgcaaaaaaaaagcttGTATGCTACACACAAAACGACGGGAGTAAGGGTGCGCCTCTCAAGGGCGCCAACAGAGTACGACTACCCCGAGGCAACCCTTTTGTTCCGGAAAGTGCAGCGTGGAAAAGGGACTTTGCCGAGGTGACGCCGACAAGGAGGAACTGTATCACCGATCTAGGCGCCGCATAGAACGCGCAGGGAAGCCGGGAGGAAGGAGCGCAGAGACACTGGGGAAAAAAGCGGGAGATGGACAACGCTGtaaaagagaggagggccaTGAGAAGGGGCAAAAGAGCCGGCAAGtagggggcggggtgggggacCGTCTATGTCGGCTCCACGACATCCCGATGCCTCGTGTCGACATCCGTCGCCCAGATTGCGCCTACGCGAGCGCTTGTGCTGTTCGCAGCGAATGTATGAAATCGAAGGACTCCTGTCTGAGAGTCTACGCGGGCTATCCGAAGAGCAGAGCAACGGTGAGAAGCAACGCGAGGTGGCGGGCATGCTGCTCGTCACGCAACTGAGTATAGGTAAGCAGGAAGTTGTCGCTTGCCTTGGCCAAAGCTGTCAAGGCGGCCATTACAGCAGCGGGGCCGCGGTACGCCGCAACGTTTCGCAGTTGTCTCTGGGTGTCCTTCTGAAGCCCCGTGTAGTCTACCATAACCTCACGCACTTTGAAGAATGCCTTTGCGTAGAAGGAGGCAGTGCGTCACGCGAGCTCCGCCGATACGGGAGACGGCGAGCCGTCTTGGCAGGGAGAGCTTTGAGGAGCCTCAGAGGGGTGCCCCGTAGCGGTcgcagcggaggtgggcCTCAGCAAAGCCGCCGCTAAACTGTCGCGTGCTACTCTTGTGCGTACGCGTTGCTGCAGGCGCTCACACTGAGCTGAGGTTTCCTCGATAGATGCCTGTAATCTGGCGTTCATGTGTTGCGTTTGCTGTAGCGTGTCGCAAAAGCGCTGCTCTGCACACGTGAGGCTGGTCACCTCCTCGGGTCTATACGTTCGGTTCATAGCACTACGGTACTTCACAGGTTCAGTCTCCTTCTGGTGTAAAAGTTGGATGAGCTCCGCTACCCGAGAATGTGCATCTCGCACGTGCGCCGTCATCTTTTCCAGATATCGCCTCTGTGTGTCCTGTAGCGCAGCTAGGCGCGAATACAGGTCGTCGCGGAGCTCGTCATGTGCACAGCGCTGCAAGAGAACATCGACAAGCTCTTGGTTGCGCGCCAATCTTGCCTCCAAGCTCACAGACGACATGCTCGAGGTGCTCGTGTGCTCGCTACAGTCCCGAACATGACGTTGTCGGTGAAGCAGACAATATAGAGGCGGAAGAGCCAGAGCAAGGAGGGTGCAGACGAGACGAGAGGATCGAGTACGGCTGAGAGAGCCCTGCACTTACCATTCGCGTCTGCCAGTTAGCGAGAGCCGCAGTACGTTCGCGGGCAAAAGGgtgaagggagagagagatttTCGGCCCTGCACGGACGCGCTCAGTTCACGAGGCGACACGTAAGAAGGTGAGCCGCACACCGCACCGGGTAGCTCATGAGGCAGAGGAACATCCACTGGACGCTTAGCATAGCATTCCATCGATTTCCCCGAGAAAATGTCTACACAAGCCTCCACCCTCCCCGCTAGCTTCGCTGGCAGTTTTCATTTCACGCGTTGCGGGCATGCAAGCTGTTTCCACGGTGTTCTCTGGCCCTGGGTACTTATACTTGGCTGCCTCACTGCACCCTCAATCAATGTTTGCAATGAAGGAGATGCGGAGCACTTCTACAGTGACACCTCCTCACATGATGAGGGTGCGGGGACAGAGACGGGACAGGGGtcgggggagaggaggggcaaAACAAGCCGCGATGAACAtgaagaggcggcggagaggagaaTGTGTCCGTCAAGTTACAAATGTCTTCTTCCCCGCACTGGCAAGGAGAAGACAACCAATCGGTTGGCGAGGGGGGAAGCGAACGGAAGCGAAGGGAAGCGAAGGGAAgcgaaggggaagggaaagggaaAGGTCTCAGCGACAGGGCCCGCTAGGCGTGCGGCGGAATAAGGGACTCCGCGTCGTCGAGGTACACGATGCCTTGACCCATGGGAGACTGTAGAAGCATCTCAAACGACTTTTTCGGATAATCGATGAGACCCTCGAACGATGCGGGCAGCTGGTACGCCTTGCACTTCTCCAAGAGGTCTGCATCGTGAAAAAGCAGCTTGTCCCAGGAGGTGGGAAAGTGCGCACGcagcatcaccaccacctccggcaGATCCTGCTTGAGGGTGAACATGAAGCAATTCGCGCCGGCGTCGAAGGTGTAGGCCATTACATTGTAGCCCTTCTTGGCGTTGAAGGCGCGGATGAGGCGGATCATGGCGTAGCTGTCGTCCGTGGCGTACTGGATGGGGGGCTTGGTTGTGCGGCAAATCTCCTGCAGGTCATCAGAGTCAGCCATAGCGATCGCAGCAAACTGGTTGAAGTCGCGCTGCTGAATGGCCTCCTTGACGGCGCTCATGCGTGCCGGCACGATGGATTCAATGCGCTCTCGCATCATGGAGGACGTCTTGAGCGACTGCTGCATGCCAGATGTGCTCGACACATCCTTCTTCTCGCCCTTGAGAACGGCGCACATCACCTGCACCTCTGGCCAGTACTTCTCATCCAGAAACTGTGTCGCGATGCAGTCCGTGCCATCGGGCTTCTCCCCCTTGTGCCAAATGACAAAGCCCCCGTAgacgctgcggcacgcgctgccggAGCCCAGCCGCGACAGCATCGACACGTCCACGGTGGCTCCGTATGCCTtcacgagcgccgcggcgagcgcgCAGTAGCCGCTGGCAGAGGAGGCCATGCCGGCCGCTGTCGGGAAGTTGTTCTCGGAGACGATGTACGCCTTCAGATTCTTCGTGTTGTCTGGGCAGTTATCGCGGATACACGAGAGAACTGACTGGATGCGCGGTGTCTCTTGAATGTTGCTCTTCTTCCCATTCAGCCACAGTTCATCTTCGCTGGCGTCGCTACGGAGTTCGACCGAGGTCTTGGAGCGGAACGGTTTTGTGGAGAGTGTTATACTAAAGGAGTCATTGGTGGGTAAGATCAGCGTCTCACCTCCCTCACGCTTTCCCCAGTACTTGATGAATGCAATGTTGATGGGTGCCTCGACCGTCACGCGAATCGGCGCCGACATTTTCTCCACTGTTTCTTCTGCTTGGTGTTGTGGCGAAAAAGAGGAAAAGGCACAAGGCGCACGATGCGGAAGGCACTGCTGGATTCGTGGGTGCGTGCCGGTGTAATTCGAGGGGcgcaggggggaggggggaggtgcggGGGCGTGGTGAGTGCGAGATCGAGAAATGACAGAGGCAACTGAATATGTTCCTAGACGGCGCGCAACGCAGACAGTTAGGTTGTGGTACAGAGTAGCGATCGTCGTTTGTGTAGCAGGGAAACGCGCGTGAAAGCACACGTAGGGGGAGCACCGCACAGTgtgtcgccgcggcggtggcgtcacATGCGAGGACGGTGAtgcgaaaaacaaaaaaatcaAAAAGCGATGCGCCAAGGACGAGCAGTGTCGGGGAGGAGACGAGGAGAGCGAACGGAAACAAAATGGGGCAGCGGGCGAGTACATGAGGAAAAGGCATGTGTGACTGTGCGTGAGTGGAACAAGCAGGCGGTCCTGTATGAAAACAACGACGAGCGATAGGTTGGTGCTCTCCGCCCGGGAGGCaggctttttttttgccaaGGTGGATCTTTCGTTACTGCCGCGCACGCCCATCACCCCAGGTCTGCAGGGATgtggaaaagaaaaagagtCGGCGCGTCACTTCCGTCTTTGTCTACTTTTTGGTTCGCTGCACTTCACACGTCAGCGGAGGCAAAGCAGCCGCAGTGCACCAGCATATCATCACTACCTAAAAAACGACCGGCGTGAAAAGATGTGGAGCTGTCACGCCTCTGCCTTCAATGCTTCCCGCAACGGCGCCTACGCTAGTACGTCGTACACCATACGCTGCAGACGCGCATCCAGTTCGACTGAGAAAAGGTGATGCACGCCAGCGACGCTCGCCGTTGGCTTCCACCCAAGTCCTTGGACGACGCTCCTCCACTCCGCCCCTTGACGCTGGTCCCTCTGCTTGGTCACCTCTGTCGACCCggacgcggccgctgcggccaaGAAAAGCGCCTCGTCCGCAGCAAAGACAAACCTCACCACGAGAAAAAAGCCGGTCTGTGTCACCGTGTCGGAGCAGAGCGACAGTGGGCCAAAGCAATCCGTCAGCAGTGCGACGACCCGACTGGGGGTATGCGCGTCGAACGCGATCGCTCTCTCGTGACAAAGAAAGTGTTGGGCCTGGAGGGCAGTCTTGCGCCCAGGCCCAGACGACGGCGAGTGAGACATGATGACGTCATTGGACGCGGGCGCTGTCCAACTCATGTGAAGGAGCTGCGTCAACTGCGCGTCACAATCCGCAACTTGCGCTGTAGTGACCTCTAGATCATGATACAGTTCAACCAGTTCCTTTTGCGCTGCTTGTAGTTTCTGCCACAGGACAACGCCATCTGACGAGTACAGCTCGCTCTTCTCCAGTTCGGGAATATATTGCGCGAGTGGTGAGTCCATCTGAAGCTCGGGCGGCAGCAAATGATTAAAGGGCAACTGTGATGTCTCTCTGCAGCGCTTGCGGGTCACTGGAGGAGCACCGCCGGCCGCTGACGGAGACTCTCCACTGCCGCTTGCTGGCCCctgtgtcgctgccgccgccgaatACACGCGAGACTGTATCGTTACGATGCAGTTCTTGAGCCGTGCGCCGTTGAGGTACTGCAcagcctgctgcgccgctacTGGACTGCGGAACTCCACATAGTAGCACGGCCGTTCTGTAGCCACGTCGAATTGCAGCTTTATTTCGACAACGTCGTTTATAATCTGCAGCCATTCTTTGACATCTTCCATGGAGACGGCCttgtcggcgtcgtcgaggaAGATGTACACAACCGCTGCATCGTTCGGCATGATTTACTGCCTTGCATGACTGCCTCGTCGCCCGAAACAAGCAGAGCGCAAGCAACGACACCAACGGAGGGTAGTCACCATCAGAAGCAGCAGGATAGAGAGATACGGAGTGTTTTGGTGTATACGCAGGTTGAAGAAGTGTGTAGAGAGAGGGGTTCCAGCCACCGATCCGGTgcggtgaaggaggaggagcgagcTGGCGTCAACTGGCGAgcggagtgggggagggggggg
This DNA window, taken from Leishmania major strain Friedlin complete genome, chromosome 18, encodes the following:
- a CDS encoding putative mevalonate-diphosphate decarboxylase, with the translated sequence MSAPIRVTVEAPINIAFIKYWGKREGGETLILPTNDSFSITLSTKPFRSKTSVELRSDASEDELWLNGKKSNIQETPRIQSVLSCIRDNCPDNTKNLKAYIVSENNFPTAAGMASSASGYCALAAALVKAYGATVDVSMLSRLGSGSACRSVYGGFVIWHKGEKPDGTDCIATQFLDEKYWPEVQVMCAVLKGEKKDVSSTSGMQQSLKTSSMMRERIESIVPARMSAVKEAIQQRDFNQFAAIAMADSDDLQEICRTTKPPIQYATDDSYAMIRLIRAFNAKKGYNVMAYTFDAGANCFMFTLKQDLPEVVVMLRAHFPTSWDKLLFHDADLLEKCKAYQLPASFEGLIDYPKKSFEMLLQSPMGQGIVYLDDAESLIPPHA